The Tardiphaga alba genome includes a window with the following:
- a CDS encoding DUF2798 domain-containing protein, translated as MTLIPVRYSHLTFGVIQSGLTSGISAAVASVPFWQQRSFLAHWLSAWSISWLIMLPIVVFAAPFIKALVHRMTHDVG; from the coding sequence ATGACGCTTATTCCCGTACGCTACAGCCACCTCACCTTCGGTGTGATCCAGTCTGGTCTGACCAGTGGCATATCGGCGGCCGTCGCCAGCGTGCCATTCTGGCAGCAGCGGTCATTTCTCGCGCATTGGCTGTCGGCCTGGTCGATCTCCTGGCTGATCATGCTGCCGATCGTGGTTTTTGCCGCCCCCTTCATCAAAGCGCTCGTTCACCGCATGACACACGACGTTGGCTGA
- a CDS encoding hydrolase: MTFRNGLASLLRPEDSVLVLIDHQPYQLANVNSHEPQMVINNTAGLAKAAKAFNVPTILTSVIAERGGLLFPQITDVFPGQEVIDRTFINTWEDPKVVDAVKATGRKQLIIAGLWTEICVAMPAIQALGEGWDVTVVTDASGAVSVEAHNVAIQRMISAGANVMTWLVVAAEWQRDWARTDSAAKLTEVIVQHAGGSGIAFLWEQQLLNTPVPKT, encoded by the coding sequence ATGACCTTTCGTAACGGCCTTGCATCGCTTCTTCGCCCCGAAGACTCGGTCCTCGTTCTGATCGACCACCAGCCCTACCAGCTTGCCAACGTGAACAGCCACGAGCCGCAGATGGTGATCAACAATACGGCTGGGTTGGCCAAGGCCGCGAAGGCCTTCAATGTTCCCACCATCCTGACCTCGGTGATCGCCGAGCGCGGCGGCCTCCTGTTTCCGCAGATCACCGACGTATTCCCTGGTCAGGAGGTGATCGACCGCACCTTCATCAACACCTGGGAAGATCCGAAGGTTGTGGATGCGGTCAAGGCCACCGGCCGCAAGCAGCTGATCATCGCCGGACTGTGGACCGAGATCTGCGTCGCAATGCCTGCGATTCAAGCGCTTGGCGAAGGCTGGGATGTCACCGTCGTCACCGATGCATCGGGCGCCGTGTCTGTCGAGGCGCATAACGTCGCCATCCAGCGCATGATTTCAGCCGGCGCTAATGTGATGACCTGGCTCGTCGTCGCAGCCGAATGGCAGCGCGACTGGGCAAGGACCGACAGTGCCGCCAAGCTCACCGAAGTCATCGTGCAGCATGCAGGCGGCAGCGGCATTGCCTTCCTGTGGGAGCAGCAACTGCTCAACACGCCGGTGCCCAAGACCTGA
- a CDS encoding peptidylprolyl isomerase, producing MIRTLAIAAVLLSAAPAFAQAPAAQAPAAAALPAGLDKANAIVIDSTKGRIVFKLRPDIAPQHAERIKLLAREGYYNNVPFHRVMDGFMAQTGDGKNFNGTGGSKYPNLKAEFSQVPYKRGVVGMARAGDPDSANSQFFIMFADGSSLNGKYTVVGDVVQGMDVVDKLKKAPPGSASGAVTDPDKMVKVQVASDIK from the coding sequence ATGATCCGTACCCTCGCCATCGCTGCCGTGCTACTATCGGCCGCTCCCGCTTTTGCGCAGGCGCCCGCTGCGCAGGCTCCAGCCGCAGCAGCGCTGCCGGCCGGCCTCGACAAGGCCAATGCCATCGTCATCGACAGCACCAAGGGTCGCATCGTCTTCAAGCTGCGTCCGGATATCGCCCCGCAGCATGCCGAGCGCATCAAGCTGCTGGCGCGCGAGGGCTATTACAACAATGTGCCGTTCCACCGCGTGATGGATGGCTTCATGGCCCAGACCGGCGACGGCAAGAATTTCAACGGCACCGGCGGCTCGAAATATCCCAACCTGAAGGCCGAGTTTTCGCAGGTGCCGTACAAGCGTGGCGTGGTCGGCATGGCACGCGCTGGCGATCCGGATTCGGCGAATTCGCAGTTCTTCATCATGTTCGCTGACGGCTCGTCGCTGAACGGCAAATACACCGTGGTCGGCGATGTCGTGCAGGGCATGGATGTGGTGGACAAGCTGAAGAAGGCACCTCCGGGCTCGGCGTCGGGCGCCGTCACCGATCCGGACAAGATGGTGAAAGTCCAGGTCGCCTCCGACATCAAGTAA
- a CDS encoding c-type cytochrome encodes MSGPRKTRKALLTKGIAITALLGVAGFFTLTSPWAWSLIHPSRDVADSGPADLKNGRDVFVASDCATCHATPNQPDHLKLGGGRVLDTEFGKFRMPNISSDPKDGIGGWTLAQFTRAVREGVGPAKFLPDGQNLYPSFPYTSYQRLSANDVRDMFAFMKTLPAVAGKVPDHELKFPYNIRRGIGVWRLAFLDGKPLDDNAAQAGKTGAPLSQADLVARGRYLVEGAGHCAECHSPRNFMGVIADAKRYGGGQAPDGKSFFPNISQHDTGINFWAEASIVSYLKTGISPLGKTAGGDMAEVIANTKQLPDRDLKAIAAYLKTLPGVDNPAPGQPSPNYTAKVVTIPVQKNEVPLPTSTAADIAKSPVLFTTATKPLYLDQAAMRDATKSSGKLLGAAKLMVEERQGDRIKVRLDGWQPEGVTSVVYAARGKRIVAAVLDEDAIAKVERGAFETDKDSGARWAQVKASIWIDSAGLNVKQENLWQFSSNLLSSSCSTCHSLNTPEHFTANQWIGTLGAMRRYTSLSNDEYRLLLAYVQNHAKDMGGHH; translated from the coding sequence GTGTCAGGACCTCGCAAGACCAGGAAAGCTCTGCTGACGAAGGGAATTGCCATAACGGCTCTCCTCGGCGTTGCAGGCTTTTTCACTCTCACATCTCCGTGGGCGTGGTCGCTCATCCATCCGTCGCGCGACGTCGCCGATAGCGGACCGGCCGATCTCAAGAACGGCCGCGACGTGTTCGTCGCGAGCGATTGCGCGACATGTCACGCCACACCGAACCAGCCGGACCATCTCAAGCTCGGCGGTGGCCGGGTTCTCGATACCGAGTTCGGCAAGTTTCGCATGCCGAACATCTCGTCCGATCCGAAGGACGGCATCGGCGGCTGGACCCTCGCACAATTCACGCGCGCGGTGCGCGAAGGCGTCGGTCCCGCAAAATTCCTGCCGGATGGGCAGAACCTCTATCCGTCCTTCCCCTACACGTCCTATCAGCGCCTGAGCGCCAATGACGTGCGCGACATGTTTGCCTTCATGAAGACCCTGCCGGCCGTCGCCGGGAAGGTACCCGACCACGAGCTGAAGTTTCCCTACAATATCCGCCGCGGCATCGGCGTCTGGCGTCTTGCCTTCCTCGACGGCAAGCCGCTCGACGACAACGCGGCACAGGCCGGCAAGACGGGAGCCCCGCTTTCGCAGGCCGACCTCGTCGCGCGCGGCCGCTATCTGGTGGAAGGCGCGGGCCACTGTGCCGAGTGTCACTCGCCGCGCAACTTCATGGGCGTGATTGCCGATGCCAAGCGCTATGGCGGCGGACAGGCGCCCGATGGCAAATCATTCTTCCCCAATATCAGCCAGCATGACACCGGCATCAACTTCTGGGCCGAGGCATCTATCGTCTCGTACCTGAAGACCGGCATCAGCCCACTCGGCAAGACGGCGGGCGGCGACATGGCCGAGGTCATCGCCAACACCAAGCAGCTTCCGGACCGTGATCTCAAGGCCATTGCGGCCTATCTGAAGACGCTGCCAGGTGTCGATAATCCCGCACCGGGCCAGCCATCGCCGAACTACACGGCGAAGGTCGTCACGATCCCCGTACAGAAGAACGAGGTGCCGCTGCCGACATCGACTGCTGCCGACATCGCGAAATCTCCGGTGCTGTTCACCACGGCGACCAAGCCGCTTTATCTCGACCAGGCCGCGATGAGGGATGCCACCAAGAGCAGCGGCAAGCTGCTCGGCGCCGCCAAGCTCATGGTTGAAGAACGCCAGGGCGATCGGATCAAGGTCCGTCTCGACGGCTGGCAGCCGGAAGGCGTCACCTCGGTTGTCTATGCCGCGCGCGGCAAGCGCATCGTGGCCGCCGTCCTCGACGAGGATGCCATCGCCAAGGTCGAGCGGGGTGCGTTCGAAACCGACAAGGACTCTGGCGCCCGCTGGGCCCAGGTGAAGGCAAGCATCTGGATCGACAGCGCCGGCCTCAACGTGAAGCAGGAAAATCTGTGGCAGTTCTCATCGAACCTGCTGTCGAGCAGTTGTTCAACTTGCCACTCGCTGAATACGCCGGAGCATTTTACGGCCAATCAGTGGATCGGCACACTCGGCGCAATGCGGCGCTACACGTCGCTCAGCAATGATGAGTACCGCCTGCTCCTCGCTTATGTACAGAACCACGCGAAGGACATGGGGGGACATCACTGA
- a CDS encoding LysR family transcriptional regulator — MDIEELRTFVEVADAGGVSSAARRLGVSKSIVSRQLARLEAELGVQLLARSTRGAALTEAGTLFRDHAARACAEIDSARELILPDGELRGRLRIAAPLTFGPTHLAPVLAEMAQKHPQLHMHTVYSDRFVDLITEGFDCAIRFGYLQDSNLIARHVGPFLGKLVASPDYIRAHGSPEKPDDLSDHQALMQGTEAWQFTDGDKIVTVRPQGRFKADNGTALMAAALAGLGVAWLPDAITGEHVASGALVPVMTRYPPPPAGVYVIRPPSQHPARKVRVLTEMLIDCFGKAAQGRAGVGR, encoded by the coding sequence TTGGATATCGAAGAGCTCAGGACATTCGTGGAAGTCGCCGACGCGGGCGGTGTGTCATCTGCCGCCCGCCGGCTCGGCGTTTCCAAGTCCATCGTCAGTCGGCAGCTTGCTCGGCTTGAAGCGGAACTCGGCGTTCAACTGCTTGCACGCAGCACGCGCGGTGCCGCGCTTACCGAAGCCGGCACCCTGTTTCGCGATCATGCCGCTCGCGCCTGCGCCGAGATCGACTCCGCGCGCGAACTGATCCTGCCGGATGGCGAATTGCGCGGCCGGTTACGCATCGCTGCGCCGCTGACTTTCGGCCCCACACATCTCGCGCCCGTGCTCGCGGAGATGGCGCAGAAACATCCGCAGCTCCACATGCACACCGTCTACAGCGATCGCTTCGTGGATCTCATCACCGAGGGGTTCGATTGCGCGATCCGTTTCGGCTATCTGCAGGACTCCAACCTGATTGCGCGCCACGTCGGACCTTTCCTTGGGAAGCTCGTCGCGAGTCCCGACTACATCAGGGCGCATGGATCTCCCGAGAAACCGGACGACCTGTCCGACCATCAGGCGCTCATGCAGGGCACGGAGGCCTGGCAGTTCACGGATGGCGACAAGATCGTGACGGTTCGCCCGCAGGGTCGTTTCAAGGCCGACAACGGGACCGCGCTGATGGCAGCGGCCCTGGCAGGCCTCGGCGTCGCATGGCTTCCCGATGCCATCACCGGCGAACATGTCGCCTCCGGTGCGCTTGTTCCGGTGATGACGCGCTATCCGCCGCCGCCGGCCGGGGTCTATGTCATCCGCCCGCCCAGCCAGCATCCGGCGCGAAAGGTGAGGGTGCTCACCGAGATGCTGATCGATTGCTTCGGCAAGGCGGCGCAAGGCCGTGCGGGTGTTGGTCGCTAG
- the torA gene encoding trimethylamine-N-oxide reductase TorA: protein MPVTNVRTSSHLDRRSFLKSAAALAALGVGGTPLFTRGALAAAPETLPLSASHWGVFRARVKNGRFEEVIPWEGDKHPSVMLQGMRDSIYSPTRIKYPMVRRAWLEKGPGADPEGRGTGDFVRVSWDKALDLVAAEMQRVRKAHGNTAIYGGSYGWKSVGKVHSCRVLLWRMLKLTGGFVSSVGNYSNAAASVILPHVIGSAGVVDQCTTYEMLAKHCKVLVMWGCNPMNTSNIAWMVPDHGYMKHLDEVKKAGVKLICIDPVRTETCQHFGGEWVAVKPQTDVAMMLGIAHVLYSEKLHDEAFLKKYATGFEDFRKYLVGETDGVAKTADWAAAICGVPADKLRELAHTFAKNRTMLSMGWSTQRQHHGEQPPWMMVTLAAMLGQIGLPGGGFAFSYHYNAGVPSHNSPSVPGMTDGRGRSLADLPPGCTPGNTTSYCMGDAGVSIPVSRIVEMLLNPGMTIDFNGSKVKYPDIKMAFWAGGNPFAHHQDRNEMLRAWRKIETFVVNDFQWTATARHADIVLPVTTSYERNDIEQVGDFALSHIVPMRKIVEPLFEARSDYDIYAGICERLGLKEQYTEGLTEMDWIRNFYEKARMTARSKGQELPVFNAFWNSNDALAFPLEKPQRDYVSYAAYRNDPLLSALGTPSGKIEIFSKAIAKMKYDDCPAHPTWMEPIERLDGPTTKYPLHIASNHPIYRLHSQLCGTSLREKYAVAGREPCWINPVDADKRGLKDGDVARAFNDRGQILVGIKISKDIRPGVIRIDEGGWYDPENPREAGTLCRYGDVNNLTPSVATSKLAQGTSGQTGSCELEKYQGTPPKVAVFDEPAKQASAG, encoded by the coding sequence ATGCCCGTCACTAATGTTCGCACATCCTCGCATCTCGATCGTCGCTCATTCCTCAAGAGCGCAGCTGCGCTGGCCGCGCTTGGCGTCGGCGGCACGCCCCTATTCACCAGAGGCGCGCTGGCCGCAGCACCGGAGACGCTGCCGCTTTCAGCATCGCATTGGGGCGTGTTCCGCGCCCGTGTGAAGAACGGCCGCTTCGAGGAAGTCATCCCGTGGGAAGGCGACAAGCATCCAAGCGTCATGCTCCAGGGCATGCGCGACTCCATCTACTCGCCGACCCGCATCAAGTATCCAATGGTACGCCGCGCCTGGCTCGAAAAAGGACCGGGTGCCGATCCCGAAGGACGCGGCACCGGCGATTTCGTCCGCGTCAGTTGGGACAAGGCGCTCGACCTCGTTGCGGCCGAGATGCAGCGGGTCCGAAAGGCCCATGGCAACACCGCCATCTATGGCGGTTCCTATGGCTGGAAGAGCGTCGGCAAGGTGCATAGCTGCCGCGTGCTGCTGTGGCGCATGCTGAAGCTCACCGGTGGCTTCGTCAGTTCGGTCGGCAACTATTCGAATGCCGCCGCCTCGGTGATCCTGCCCCATGTCATCGGCTCGGCCGGCGTCGTCGATCAGTGCACCACCTATGAGATGCTGGCCAAGCACTGCAAGGTGCTGGTGATGTGGGGATGCAACCCCATGAACACCTCCAACATCGCCTGGATGGTCCCCGATCACGGCTACATGAAGCATCTGGACGAGGTGAAGAAGGCCGGCGTCAAGCTGATCTGCATCGACCCCGTCCGCACCGAAACCTGCCAGCATTTCGGCGGCGAATGGGTCGCGGTGAAGCCGCAGACCGACGTGGCGATGATGCTCGGCATCGCCCATGTCCTTTATTCCGAGAAGCTGCATGACGAGGCGTTCCTGAAGAAGTACGCCACCGGCTTCGAGGACTTCCGCAAATATCTCGTCGGCGAAACTGACGGCGTCGCGAAGACAGCAGACTGGGCAGCGGCGATCTGCGGCGTGCCTGCGGACAAGCTGCGCGAGCTTGCCCATACCTTCGCCAAGAACCGCACCATGCTCTCCATGGGCTGGTCGACGCAGCGCCAGCATCACGGCGAGCAGCCGCCATGGATGATGGTGACGCTGGCGGCCATGCTCGGCCAGATCGGCCTGCCCGGCGGTGGCTTCGCCTTCTCCTATCACTACAATGCCGGCGTGCCCTCGCACAATTCGCCGAGCGTCCCCGGCATGACCGACGGCCGCGGCCGTTCGCTCGCCGACCTGCCTCCGGGCTGCACGCCGGGCAACACCACCTCCTACTGCATGGGTGATGCCGGCGTCTCGATCCCGGTCTCGCGCATCGTGGAAATGCTGCTCAATCCCGGCATGACCATCGATTTCAACGGCAGCAAGGTGAAGTATCCCGACATCAAGATGGCGTTCTGGGCCGGCGGCAATCCGTTCGCGCATCACCAGGACCGCAACGAGATGCTGCGGGCCTGGCGGAAGATCGAGACCTTCGTCGTGAACGACTTCCAGTGGACAGCGACGGCGCGCCACGCCGACATCGTGCTGCCCGTCACCACCTCCTATGAGCGCAACGACATCGAGCAGGTCGGCGATTTCGCCCTCAGCCATATCGTGCCGATGCGCAAGATCGTGGAGCCGCTGTTCGAGGCCCGTTCGGACTACGACATCTATGCAGGCATCTGCGAACGGCTCGGGCTCAAGGAGCAGTACACCGAAGGCCTGACCGAGATGGACTGGATCCGGAACTTCTACGAAAAGGCCCGCATGACGGCCCGCTCCAAGGGCCAGGAACTGCCGGTGTTCAACGCATTCTGGAACAGCAATGACGCGCTAGCCTTCCCACTCGAGAAGCCGCAACGGGATTATGTGTCGTATGCTGCATACCGCAACGATCCACTGCTCAGCGCGCTGGGCACGCCTTCGGGGAAGATCGAGATATTCTCCAAGGCGATCGCCAAGATGAAGTATGACGACTGCCCGGCCCATCCGACCTGGATGGAGCCGATCGAACGCCTCGACGGCCCGACGACGAAGTATCCGCTGCACATCGCGTCGAACCATCCGATCTACCGCCTGCATTCGCAGCTCTGCGGCACATCGTTACGGGAGAAGTATGCAGTCGCGGGTCGTGAGCCCTGCTGGATCAATCCGGTCGATGCCGACAAGCGCGGCCTGAAGGACGGCGATGTCGCCCGCGCCTTCAACGATCGTGGCCAAATCCTGGTCGGTATCAAGATCTCGAAGGACATTCGCCCCGGCGTGATCCGCATCGACGAAGGCGGCTGGTATGATCCGGAGAACCCGCGCGAGGCTGGCACGCTGTGTCGCTACGGCGACGTCAACAACCTGACGCCGAGCGTGGCGACCTCCAAGCTCGCACAGGGCACCTCAGGACAGACCGGCAGCTGCGAGCTGGAGAAATATCAGGGCACGCCGCCGAAGGTGGCCGTGTTCGACGAACCGGCGAAGCAGGCCAGCGCCGGCTGA
- a CDS encoding molecular chaperone TorD family protein — MPMTAQTRGAGSLAACPARAEVDASALLADWFAHRLLAPMQACDVKQLQTAEGRHFVRSLGDALDCEAAAHALLAAAGDAPAVAEVRLSRDYLLLFEGINGPKSISLYESSHCGNGVGLFGAPFVEMQEILRALDIRLDDPCREPPDHLAIELAALAKALRLGKRDIADGLVTRLCRWTPSIGGAVTTSPHCGFYRHLFALLDAFLVATASLLRPTADRAPHAYQEADHARH, encoded by the coding sequence ATGCCGATGACCGCCCAAACCCGCGGCGCCGGCAGCCTTGCTGCCTGTCCCGCGAGGGCGGAGGTCGATGCCTCTGCCCTCCTCGCCGACTGGTTCGCCCACCGCCTGCTGGCACCGATGCAGGCCTGCGACGTCAAGCAATTGCAAACCGCCGAAGGCCGGCACTTTGTCCGCAGCCTTGGCGACGCGCTGGACTGCGAAGCCGCAGCCCATGCCTTGCTCGCCGCGGCCGGTGATGCGCCAGCGGTGGCCGAAGTCCGATTGTCCCGCGACTATCTGCTGCTGTTCGAGGGTATCAACGGGCCGAAGTCGATCTCGCTCTATGAGAGTAGTCATTGCGGCAACGGAGTTGGCTTGTTTGGCGCGCCGTTCGTCGAGATGCAGGAAATCCTGCGCGCGCTCGACATCCGCCTCGACGATCCCTGCCGCGAGCCGCCGGACCATCTCGCCATCGAACTCGCCGCATTGGCCAAGGCGCTACGCCTCGGCAAACGCGACATCGCCGATGGGCTCGTCACGCGGCTGTGCCGCTGGACACCCTCAATCGGCGGCGCGGTGACGACCAGTCCTCACTGCGGCTTCTATCGCCACCTCTTCGCGCTGCTCGATGCGTTCCTCGTTGCAACGGCGTCGCTGCTCCGGCCGACAGCCGACCGCGCTCCCCATGCCTATCAGGAGGCAGATCATGCCCGTCACTAA
- the queA gene encoding tRNA preQ1(34) S-adenosylmethionine ribosyltransferase-isomerase QueA: MRTDLFDFELPSDNIALRPASPREAARLLVVQPGCGVEDHTVGDLPDWLKPGDQLVVNDTKVIAASLTGRRISRETEPKIEATLIKRVDGSRWQAFVKPAKKLAPGDIVRFGNEGRVCLLGHLDATVEAKGEAGEVTFAFTFHGPALDQAIAELGAPPLPPYIASKRDADEQDAADYQTMFAVNEGAVAAPTAGLHFTPALEAKLKERGVGLHRVTLHVGAGTFLPVKVDDTTEHKMHSEWGSISRETADALNAAHAAGGRIVAVGTTSMRLLESATGEDDVIKPFADDTAIFITPGYRFRAVDILLTNFHLPRSTLFMLVSAFAGLDTMKAAYAHAISTGYRFYSYGDASLLFRNESPQ; this comes from the coding sequence ATGCGCACCGACCTGTTCGACTTCGAGCTTCCATCCGACAATATCGCGCTTCGCCCCGCGTCGCCGCGTGAGGCTGCGCGTCTTCTCGTGGTGCAGCCGGGATGTGGGGTGGAAGATCACACCGTCGGCGATCTGCCGGACTGGCTGAAGCCGGGCGATCAGCTCGTCGTCAACGACACCAAGGTGATTGCTGCATCGCTCACGGGCCGTCGCATCTCGCGCGAGACCGAACCGAAGATCGAGGCGACACTGATCAAGCGCGTCGATGGCTCGCGTTGGCAGGCTTTTGTGAAGCCCGCGAAGAAGCTCGCGCCCGGCGATATCGTGCGCTTCGGCAATGAAGGCCGCGTCTGCCTGCTCGGGCATCTCGACGCCACGGTGGAAGCCAAGGGTGAGGCGGGCGAGGTGACGTTTGCGTTCACCTTTCATGGCCCGGCACTGGATCAGGCCATCGCCGAACTCGGTGCGCCGCCGTTGCCGCCTTACATCGCGTCCAAGCGCGATGCCGACGAGCAGGACGCGGCGGACTATCAGACCATGTTTGCCGTCAATGAAGGCGCCGTTGCCGCGCCTACTGCCGGCTTGCATTTCACGCCCGCGCTGGAAGCGAAGCTGAAGGAACGCGGCGTCGGCTTGCATCGCGTGACGTTGCATGTGGGTGCGGGCACGTTTTTGCCCGTAAAGGTCGACGACACGACCGAACACAAGATGCATTCCGAGTGGGGATCGATCTCGCGCGAGACCGCCGATGCGTTGAATGCCGCACATGCTGCCGGTGGCCGCATCGTCGCTGTCGGCACGACGTCGATGCGCCTGCTCGAAAGCGCGACCGGTGAGGATGACGTCATCAAACCGTTTGCCGATGACACCGCGATCTTCATCACGCCGGGCTATCGTTTCCGTGCCGTCGATATCCTGCTCACCAACTTCCATCTGCCGCGTTCGACGCTGTTCATGCTGGTCTCGGCCTTTGCCGGGCTCGACACCATGAAAGCCGCTTACGCGCATGCCATTTCCACGGGCTACCGCTTCTACTCCTATGGCGATGCCAGCCTGCTGTTCCGTAACGAAAGCCCGCAATGA
- a CDS encoding peptidylprolyl isomerase has protein sequence MAVTENTLILETTQGNVTIEMRPDLAPGHVARIQELVREGFYDGIVFHRVIDGFMAQTGCPQGTGTGGSGKKLKAEFNAEPHVRGTTSMARAASPDSGDSQFFICFDDASFLNKQYTVWGKVTEGMENVDKIKRGEPVQNPDKIVKAYMAADKAE, from the coding sequence ATGGCTGTCACCGAAAATACTCTGATCCTCGAAACCACCCAGGGCAACGTCACCATCGAGATGCGCCCGGACCTGGCTCCCGGCCACGTCGCCCGCATCCAGGAACTGGTGCGCGAAGGCTTTTACGATGGCATCGTGTTCCATCGCGTCATCGACGGCTTCATGGCGCAGACCGGCTGCCCGCAGGGCACCGGCACCGGCGGCTCGGGCAAAAAGCTGAAGGCCGAATTCAACGCCGAACCGCATGTGCGCGGCACCACCTCGATGGCCCGCGCCGCCAGCCCGGATTCCGGCGACAGCCAGTTCTTCATCTGCTTCGACGATGCGTCGTTCCTGAACAAGCAGTACACCGTCTGGGGCAAGGTCACCGAAGGCATGGAGAATGTCGACAAGATCAAGCGCGGCGAACCCGTGCAGAACCCGGACAAGATCGTGAAGGCGTACATGGCTGCCGACAAGGCTGAGTAA
- the tgt gene encoding tRNA guanosine(34) transglycosylase Tgt, protein MTVANHFELLGSNGAARLGRLTTPHGVVRTPAFMPVGTIGAMKGLHWREVRDAGADIVLGNTYHLMLRPGAERIAALGGLQKFTTWNGPMLTDSGGFQVMSLAQLRKVTEQGVTFRSHIDGAKYELTPERAVEIQRLLNSDIAMQLDECVRLPAEPVEIERAMQLSLRWAERSKRAFESAPDGYMLFGIAQGGDVPALRHASARGLIDIGFHGYAIGGLAVGEPQEVMLAMIEEVAPILPTDRPRYLMGVGTPEDILEAVARGVDMFDCVMPTRNGRHGMAFTRHGQINIRNARHQDDPRPLDEESPWPAARNYSRAYLHHLVRANETLGAMLLSEINIAYYQTLMRGIRAAIEAGTFEEFRVATKEGWAKGDIAPR, encoded by the coding sequence ATGACCGTCGCCAATCACTTTGAACTGCTCGGCTCGAATGGCGCCGCGCGCCTCGGTCGCCTGACCACGCCGCATGGTGTGGTGCGGACGCCGGCCTTCATGCCGGTGGGTACCATCGGCGCCATGAAGGGGCTGCACTGGCGTGAGGTGCGCGATGCCGGCGCGGATATCGTGCTGGGCAACACCTATCATTTGATGCTGCGGCCGGGCGCCGAGCGCATTGCGGCACTCGGTGGCCTGCAGAAGTTCACGACGTGGAATGGGCCGATGCTGACCGACAGCGGCGGCTTTCAGGTGATGTCGCTGGCGCAGCTGCGGAAGGTCACGGAGCAGGGAGTCACCTTCCGCTCGCATATCGACGGCGCGAAATATGAGCTGACGCCGGAGCGCGCGGTGGAGATTCAGCGGCTGCTGAATTCTGACATCGCCATGCAACTCGACGAATGCGTGCGGCTGCCGGCGGAGCCTGTCGAGATCGAGCGCGCCATGCAATTGTCGTTGCGCTGGGCCGAGCGCAGCAAGCGCGCCTTCGAGAGCGCGCCGGACGGCTATATGCTGTTCGGCATCGCACAGGGCGGTGACGTGCCGGCGCTGCGGCATGCGAGCGCGCGCGGGCTGATCGATATCGGTTTCCACGGCTATGCCATCGGTGGTCTCGCGGTTGGCGAGCCGCAAGAGGTCATGCTGGCGATGATCGAGGAAGTCGCGCCGATCCTGCCGACGGATCGGCCGCGCTATCTGATGGGCGTCGGTACGCCCGAGGATATTCTGGAAGCTGTCGCGCGCGGCGTCGATATGTTCGACTGCGTGATGCCGACCCGCAACGGTCGCCACGGCATGGCCTTCACGCGCCACGGCCAGATCAATATCCGCAATGCCCGGCATCAGGACGATCCGCGTCCGCTGGATGAAGAAAGCCCGTGGCCGGCGGCGCGTAACTATTCGCGCGCCTATCTGCACCATCTCGTGCGCGCCAACGAGACGCTGGGCGCGATGCTGCTGTCGGAGATCAATATCGCCTACTACCAGACCCTGATGCGGGGCATCCGCGCCGCGATCGAAGCCGGGACCTTCGAGGAATTTCGCGTCGCGACGAAAGAAGGCTGGGCGAAAGGCGATATCGCGCCGCGTTGA
- the coaD gene encoding pantetheine-phosphate adenylyltransferase, with protein sequence MTRIALYPGSFDPVTNGHLDVVRNAVGLCDKLVVAIGVHPGKKPLFTTEERLAMVKDVFGPAAKAAGCDFDCTTYDNLTITAAEKIGATIMIRGLRDGTDLDYEMQIAGMNQTMAPDVKTVFLPASVGVRPITATLVRQIAAMGGDVSAFVPEAVANSLKTKFAT encoded by the coding sequence ATGACCCGTATCGCGCTCTATCCCGGATCGTTCGATCCCGTGACCAATGGCCACCTCGATGTGGTCCGCAACGCCGTCGGCCTCTGCGACAAGCTCGTCGTCGCCATCGGCGTCCATCCTGGCAAGAAGCCGCTGTTCACGACCGAAGAACGGCTGGCGATGGTGAAAGACGTGTTCGGCCCAGCGGCGAAAGCCGCCGGCTGCGACTTCGACTGCACGACCTATGACAACCTCACCATCACGGCCGCCGAAAAGATCGGCGCAACCATCATGATCCGCGGCCTGCGCGACGGTACCGATCTCGATTACGAGATGCAGATCGCCGGCATGAACCAGACCATGGCGCCGGATGTGAAGACCGTCTTCCTGCCGGCATCGGTCGGCGTCCGCCCGATCACCGCCACACTGGTCCGGCAGATCGCTGCCATGGGCGGCGATGTCTCGGCCTTCGTGCCGGAGGCTGTCGCCAACAGCCTGAAGACCAAATTCGCGACCTGA